Proteins encoded in a region of the bacterium genome:
- a CDS encoding sigma-54 dependent transcriptional regulator produces the protein MAEVNLVGSADVFPEEMEAWIREKGHHPKRIQSAAQALSSAEGDAACLTFLDSDGTKYDALDLLGKIVSRNPDARVVITSAQPSFSVAVIAVRDGALDCLPRPLERKKVEFLLAQVFPPSDELADTSGSPRLITENAKFNSIIGIADRAAAGTASILILGESGTGKELLARYIHEKSPRTGKPYVAVNCAALPESLLESELFGHEKGAFTGAIARKSGKFELASGGTILLDEITEMDMHLQAKLLRVLQERTIDRLGGREPIAVDVRVIATSNRDVQGYIGEGKFREDLFYRLNVIPLHLPPLRERPEDIPVLVDHFIVKHKGTSTNLPYFISDVIQSGSTGRRTIRPA, from the coding sequence TTGGCTGAAGTCAATTTGGTCGGCTCCGCTGATGTGTTTCCCGAAGAGATGGAAGCATGGATACGGGAGAAGGGCCACCATCCCAAGCGAATCCAGAGCGCGGCCCAGGCCCTGTCCTCGGCCGAGGGCGATGCGGCGTGCCTGACGTTTCTCGACTCCGATGGAACGAAGTACGACGCCCTGGATCTGCTCGGTAAGATTGTCTCCCGCAACCCGGACGCCCGCGTGGTGATCACCTCGGCACAACCCTCGTTTTCTGTCGCGGTGATCGCCGTGCGCGATGGCGCGCTGGATTGCCTGCCGCGGCCGCTCGAGCGCAAGAAGGTCGAGTTCTTGCTCGCTCAGGTTTTTCCCCCATCGGACGAGCTGGCCGATACCTCCGGTTCGCCCCGCCTCATCACGGAAAACGCAAAGTTCAATTCCATCATCGGCATTGCGGATCGGGCAGCCGCGGGCACGGCGTCGATCCTGATCCTGGGCGAGAGCGGAACGGGCAAGGAACTGCTTGCCCGCTACATTCACGAGAAAAGTCCCCGGACGGGAAAGCCCTACGTGGCGGTCAACTGCGCGGCACTGCCGGAGTCGCTCCTGGAGAGTGAACTGTTCGGTCACGAAAAGGGGGCCTTTACCGGGGCGATCGCGCGCAAGAGCGGCAAGTTCGAGCTGGCCAGCGGCGGGACCATTTTGCTCGACGAGATCACGGAAATGGATATGCACCTTCAGGCCAAGCTCCTCCGGGTGCTGCAGGAGCGGACGATTGACCGGCTGGGCGGGCGAGAGCCGATCGCGGTGGATGTCCGGGTCATCGCCACCTCGAATCGCGACGTGCAGGGGTATATCGGCGAGGGAAAATTCCGGGAGGATCTTTTCTACCGGTTGAACGTGATTCCCCTTCATCTTCCGCCCCTTCGGGAGCGGCCCGAGGACATTCCCGTCCTCGTCGATCATTTCATCGTCAAGCACAAGGGCACCTCTACAAACCTCCCCTATTTTATCTCTGATGTGATCCAATCCGGATCAACCGGGCGGCGGACGATCCGGCCGGCTTGA